The window CTTTAAACTAGCTGGCCCGCATCTGGTGAGGGGATGTGTGGGCACAAAGGAGGAAGAAACCCTCAACGGTGGTTATGTTGAAGAGCACTATATGAGAGCATGTGCAGCAGCACCGGCTGGTGCTAAGGTAGTAgctcaaaacacacagagaatggGTCCCTTTGATGAACTGTTTTATACTCCAGTCAACATAAATAACAAATTTCAGGTGCAGGGGATGCTTGACTCTGGTTCCATGGCCTGTACACTCAGTGAGAAAGCAGAACAAAAGATGTTGAGTGAAAATCTCCTCTCGGAACCCATCCCCTTTACTCAGGATGTTGTTTTAGTAGGCTGTGGAGGTAAACTAAGCAGACCAACGTGTATGTATGAAGTGGAAATGAAACTGTATGGAGAGAGTTGCACAGTGCCTGTTCTTGTAGTGCCCGGACAACGTGATGATTTGACCATAGGTACAAACGTCATCAGATTCCTAATGCATCAGTTGAAAATGACCAGTGATTATTGGCGACTTATCTCCAGTGGCAATCTCCTTCCAGAGTGTGAGCAGTTTCTTGACCTCATGGCAAATTTATATCGTTGGAGAGGGGAGGAGCTCCCTGACAGGATCAGGACTGTTAAGCTCCAGCAGTCAGTCACTCTTCTGGTGAAGTTTGGGGTAAACTACCACATAATATCCCCATGTCTCCAGGCAGCACCGGTAACATCATGGTCAGCCGTGTCTTTACACCGTTGTGGGGTGATAGATGGGTTCCCATGAAGGTGACAAACATGTCAGATAAGCCCATCACCCTGAAGAGGAACTGTAAACTGGCGGATGTGTCTCCCTGTTTGGCTGTGAAAGACTGAGGTTTTCCAGGGCACTAGCCAACCTGAAGAAGCCAACAGGAGGAACATGATTTTGCTAAGCCCACAGATCTCAAATAGCGACTACAGCAGGTTGGGCTCGCTGATGTTGATATCGACCAGTGTCACGCTGATCACACAGGGAAAGAGAGGTTGGTTGAGCTGCTCGAAAAGTACAATAACATCTTTTCCAAACATGCATTGGACTGTGGTGAAGCAAAATGTTTCATGCATcgcattcaattcaattcaattcaattttatttgtatagcgccatatcacaacatacattgtctcaaggcactttacatagtgaggtcaatattacaatattacagggaaaacccaacaaatcccacaatgagcattCAACTCATCGATGAGAGACCATTTCGCCTCCCTTATCGGCGAGTGCCACCTGCCCACTACCAAAAGCTGTGACCGGTCTTGTCTGAAATGGAGGAACAGGAGTTGATAAGGAAGTCAATGAGTGAGTACGCTTCTCTCCTTGTACTGATgtggaaaaaagacagaagttTGAGGCTCTGCACTGATTTTAGGTGGCTGAATGCAAGAACTTTCAAGGATGCACACCCACTACCAAATCAGTCAGACTGTCTGGCAGCCCTGGGTGGAAACACCtatttcagcaccatggaccTGACCTCTGGTTTCTATAACATTCCGTTGGCAGAGGAGGACAAGAAATTCACTGCATTCACAAACCCTATAGGGCTTTACGAGTACAACAGAATGCCCCAAGGTCTGTGCAACAGCCCCGCCTCATTCATGCCAATGATGCTCAGCATATTTGGTGATCTGAATTTCAGCAGCCTGTTGTGCTACCGTGATGACTTGCTCGTGTTTGCAGCGACTGAAGGGGAGGCTCTGAAGAGGTTAGAGGTTGTCTTTCAACGGCTCCGACTCCAAAACCTTAAACTGAGCCCCAAGAAATGCCACTTGATGAGATCCTCAGTCTAATTCCTGGGTCACATTATAGATGGTAACGGTGTGGCTGTCGACCCGGCAAAAGTTGAGGTCATATCAAAGATGTCGACGGCAGACCTGATGGAGGACGATGGCTGTACGCCATCAGTGAAGAGGATAAAATCCTTCTTGGGAATGATTTTTTACTACCAGCACTTTATACCTAACTGTTCCTCTGTCACCAAACCATTGTTCGCCCTTACCGCTGGACAAAAGAGGCGTGGAAAAGTCAGATCAAACTAACGCCGGCTCTTACAGAAAACTCAAGCCCTCTGATTGGACAGATGAATGTGATGAGGCCCTGTGCAATCTAAAAGGGAGTCTTTTGAACTGTGTTGTACTCTCACACCGTGATTTCTCCCTGCCTCTAGTTCTATCCATCGATGCTTCACTGGACGGGCTTGGGGCTGTGCTCTCACAGATACCAGCTGGTGAAAGAAAAGCACGTCCCATTGCTTTTGCTAGTAAGACCCTGAGTAGCTCTCAGAAGAACTACCCAGCGCACAGACTTGAGTTTCTAGCTCTaaagtggagtgtgtgtgagaaattcAGCCACTGGTTGAGAGGCCATTCTTTTACAGTGTGGACTGATAACAATCCTCTCACTTACATCATGACGAAACCTAAGCTTGACGCATGTGAGCAGCGTTGGGTGTCTAAGCTTGCACCTTTCACATTCGACCTGAAACACATACCTGGCACCAAGAACATTGTGGCTGATGCACTCAGCAGAGACCCCTTTGCTAAACGGTCAGTAACAGGCTCATCACAGAGCGGTACAGCCACCTCTTCGCTGAAGCTGAGTGTGTTAGTCATGATGGCATCCAAGACACTTTTCGGTTGAAAGTCCAGTGTCACAGAGTGAAACAGTCAGTTTGTGGTGTGGAGTACCTGTCTGACCCTTTAAAGTGTCCCTGTGATCCTGTGTCCATTAATGAAGCAGTGGGAAAGGCTCAAAACGGCGTCCTCTATCGGGTTGTCAAGGACCACATCAGTAAACAAAAGAGACACCAGTATGTTCTGCCTGACAGTCTCAAAGACAAAGCACTTCATGGTATCCATGATGTTGCTGGACATCAGGGGCAGGAAAGGACCCTGCATCTAGCGAGACAGCGTTTTTTTGGGCCCAAAATGGAGTCTGATGTAAAAGAGTATGTGAGGTGCTGTAAAAGTTGCATCTTGGCCAAGACGCTCGAGCCCCCCTTGAGAACATCAGAACTTCTGCCCCCATGGAGTTAGTGTGTTTGAATTTCTGGAGTGCGGAGGATAGAAAACAACACTCTGTCTCTTCTTGTTATTACAGACCACTTTACTAAGTTAGGGAGCTAACTTTGAGAGTGAGCTAATAGCAGAACTGCTCAGGTTTTCTGGAGTCTCCAAATCACGTTCTACAGCATACCACCCCATGGGAAATGGAGGAACCGAAAGATTCAACGGAACACTGGGGAACATGTTGCGGTCTCTTCCTCTCCGGGATAAAAACAATTGGCCTCAGCAAGTGCAAACTCTGACATTTGCATATAATGCAACGGTGCATGAAACCACAGGATATGCACCTTTCCAGCTTATGTTTTGTCCAAGGCTACCCGTGGATGTGATGTTCAGGCAAGTATTGCATGACCCAGTGGTTGTCGACTACAAAAGCTATGCGAAGACACTCATGTCACATCTCCATGAAGCAGCCAGAATTGCACAACAACATGCATTCATGGAACAAGATAAACAGGCTAAAGGCTACAACAGAAAGGTGAAAGGCACTTACCTGAACATTGGCGACAGGGTGCTCATTGCAAACAAAGGTGAGAGAGGAATGAAGAAGCTTGCTGATAAATGGAATGCCACAATGTACACAGTCAAAGAGAGAAACCTTCAGACTCACACATACAAGCTGGAGGACAATGCAGGCAACACAAAGGTAGAGCACCGCAACCTGGTCCTGGACATCAGCTTTCTGCCTGTAGTGACAActgaagaggagaggtgaggttGAATCAGAGGAAGGACCGTGCACATCTGATCCATTGGAGTTTTTGGAAGCGGATGATACAGGGGAAAGGACCAGTGGGCTAAGCTGGTAAATCAATTAGGGTGTTCTGTAGTTCGCTAAAGTAATTGTCAATATTTTGATCAGAGTTGTCTCGATCAAAATGTTCAATGTCATTTGCTAAAGACTCAAGCACTTCAAGACGGGGGAACTGTGATGCCAATTGTAATGAAGGTGAGACTTAGCTAGCATTACCTTAAGCATGTCCATCGCGCGCTGCTGTTCTCATTGGTTGAGAGGCAGGGACGGAACAGCTGTCAATAATCTCATGGAAATGCACAGATGAGGCTGGACTATCCTGAAATGTGCTGCTCCCTGCTTTGGAGACAGGAGCACAGGTTAAGGTGTCATGTGTCATTTGCTGTAAAGAACACTGAGCATAATACCTTCTAGAAGATAAGCTACATGTCTCCTCAATGTCTGTATCAGAGAGATAGGAAGAGATTGTTAACCATTCCTTAAGGGAGTAGTGTGAACCAGAGTAACCTGAATCACTTTGGCTGAGAGACTGACGTGGGGGAGGACCTTCTGCTCTAAGCCTAAACAATTCCTCCTTGTGTGAGCAGAGTTCTAACTCTGCTGAGTGCAGGTCTTCTAAGTAGCGTAGGGCTTTCCTATGAACTGTCTTAACTGCGTGGAGCAGACTAGCATTTTGCACTATTAGGGAATCTACCTCCACTTCTAATGCTGATTTGCTCTGAAAGGCAAGGTTGTTTTGCCTGTGAAAAATCAGAAACAAACATCTAAACAATGGGCCTTTAGATACACTTTGTGTATCGCACCTGTTGTTCAGTAGTGAGTCTATTTCTTTCCTACACTCACTGAAATTCAACTTGCTGATGAATACAGGGTAGCCTGGGTTAAGGCTCTGTTCaagggaagaaagaaactgCTCTACATAGGTGTTCTCCATTGTTGTGTGGGATGAGGTGTTATCTTATGCTAATTGGCTATGGTGTATGGAGACAAAATACTCtcaaaaaggtcacaaatgtcTAACACATGATCTGCAAGCGAAACATAGGAGTCACACATGCGTACAACGATTTGTGTGTAACTTTTTGTActatgtttttctatttgcatGTTGTATTCATTTCCTTGTATTCACAGAGGTGCCCTATATGCCAGAGGAACATCCTAAAGTCATGGCTCCCTTATCACGCAAGTGAGTGTTTTGACAggtaagtctttttttttgtctgtattttgGCCCACATACATTTGTGAAATCTTCCATGATATTTCCCAGGGTTGTATCCATTCAATCACTACAGTTTTATGCATTACTCACATTGTgggcacattttaaaaactgaatgttaaatgttatttaatgttAAAGAATGGACTGCCGAAAATTATTATATTGAAAAAATTGTTCTATCGTATATATTTTGATCTATCTTATTTTGTATATTATCAACATGGAAACAGGTGACAGATACATATAATACGGTCCAGCTGTTCCTCAAGCAATTgaagcagggaggagagcaCCAGGGAACTCTTGTTCTGACACTGGATGCGAGGGACAATGATGAGGAGCAAGATTTGTCCCTCATTTCCTTTTACAGGAGCAGCGTGAGAACACCCAATGGGCAGCACCTTTTTGCTGCCGCATACATGGTAGTACTTCCAAAATTAACTACGGTACATTTaagaccaaaacatttttacttacTATACCTTTTTTGTAGGGGATGCTGCAATTAGTAGAGGTGTGACGAGACACGTCCTCTCATCAGCCAtcacaaaactaaaacatggaCTTCAAATGAACTTTGGTATTAATTGTTATTTTTCGTTATCTTTCAATGCAATTAGTATATTTGCCATTGGTAATAAGACATTTGTCTTCTTGGGGAAGAGACCTCAACGTTGTCCAACCTGTGTCTGGAGTGGTATTTCCCTGTACCCACCAATAAACTCCTCCTTTTACAGCAGCTTCTCAGTCACGCTGTAAGTAATATTTCCAACATTTTATTGATGTTTTATGTTGTCCCCAGTATGatgcttttgtttatttgtcatataGTACTTGAATCCATTTCCCAGTTAGATGGGAGGAATTAATAAAAGTAAATTTCAATGAAATttcaatcagaatcagaatcgggAGGTGTTACATTTACAAAGTAAATGTAACACGTACAATGGTTAGGGGGTTGTTTGCCCGGTTGGCAAGCTACAGATGGGTCAACACCAGTTTCTCGAAGGACTTAATGACCACAGACGTCAGTGCGATGGGCCCGTAGTCATTCAGTCCAGTGATGGAGGGTTTCTTGGGAACAGGGATGATGGTCGAGCGTTTGAAGCAGGAGGGGACTTCACACAGCTCCAGTGATCTGTTGAAGATCCGTGCAGCTGTTCAGCGCAGACTTTCAGACAAGAAGGGGACACGCCATCAGGGTCTGGTGTCTTCCTGATCTTCTGTCTCTGAAAGAGCTGACACATCCTCTTCACAGACCATCAGTGCGGGTGGGGAgtctggagggaggggggaggtgacAGCAGGGGGTGTAGGTGGTTGGTGTGATGTTTGAGGAGCGGGTGAGGGGTGTGAATGTGGGCTGATCAAGTCGGCAGTAGAACACATTCAGGTTGTCAGCCAGTTGAAGCGTCCCCAAAGCGGAGGAGGGGGGCTTCCTGTAGTTGGTGATGTTCTGCAGGCCTCTCCAAACTGACACCGGATCGTTGGCTGAAAACCTGTTTTCCAGCTTTTCAGTGTAGCTCCTCTTTGCTACTCTGATCtcctttgtcagtgtgtttctggccTGGTTGTACAGGAGCCTGTCCCCACTTCTGTAGGCCTCCTCATTTGCCTGACGAAGCTTCTTGAGTTTTGCTGTGAACTAGGGCTATTGTTGTTGAAAGTGGCGAAAGTTTTGGTGGGCACACACATGTCCTCGAAATTGATGTACAATGTCACAGTGTCTGTCAGTTCGTCCAGGTCTGAAGATGCAGCCTCAAAAACACTCCAATTGGTGCAGTCTAAACAGGACTGTAGCTCCAGTTTTGACTCGCTGGTCCATCTCCTCACAGTTTTGACCACAGGCTTAGTTTGGGAGAAGATGAACCATACAGTGATCAGAGAGTCCCAAAGCTGCACGGGGAACAGAGCGATAAGCATCTTTTAATACAGTATAGCAGTGgtcaagtgtgtttttttccctggtgGGACATTTAATGTGCCGTCTGTATTTAGGCAGTTCGTGTCTGAGGTTTGCTCTGTTAAAATCCCCAAGGATGATGAGAAGGGAGTCTGGATGTTGTCTCTCCATACTGGTGATCTGGTCAGCCAGGTGTTGTTGACACAGGCCTGAGGTGGGATATAAACACCAACCAGAATGAAGGAGAAAAACTCAACGCGGTGAATAAAAAGGTTTGCAGTTGATGCAAATAGTCTGTATTTGAGGAGTACATATTTTCCTTGACACaatgatgttttaaatgaaagtgtATGAATACAACATTGATTAAGTCAAATTGACAGGTTCTCGGTCAACTCAATATGCAAATAAAGCAGGTGAAGAAAGGACTGAAAGAAACTGGTATCTGGCCACTACTTAACTTGAGACCAGACGTGGTGCCTGTCCTTTTTCCTAGAGAATGTGAAGCTGAAATCAACCCTGAGGTAAACTTATCAAATTGTCTTCGTAGTGTGTTGTAATGTTTTAacagtttgaatatttaatgcTAAAGCTATTTCTCTACCCCAAATTATTACAGAGGGTCCTGCAGTCCATCATTTGGCTTCATGTGAGGCAGACCAACGATAGTGACAGTGATGACTTGGAAAATGAGACAATGCAAGTTACAGGATTTTTTCGCCAGTTTGTGGAAGAAGGTACAATTTCTACACTAGACCACACTATAACAGTCTGGTCTGTTATTTCATCACTAAGCAGAGTCACATGAGTATTAAAGTAATATACCTTCCAACATTTGTGacgtgtttttttaacaaatcataTTACAGTATACAACTTGGTGATAATATTATTACAGATATTTAGTCtgaatattttgtaatattcacTATAACTGTAAATACAGTTTGGCAATACTTGCATGACAATTTGCCAGCATGGACACATACTGtagaaacatacattttaaatgcaggaTTTTTAGTCATCACAATACATGTTTTTCAGTGTGACATTGCTACTTTTACATGACCAGataaataaatctttaaaatgagAATGTCATGCAGTTTTtaataccttttcttttttttggtcctaGCATCTGCAGACAGTCTTCGCGAGCTCATGAGATTCTGGGTTGGCTGGGAAGTACCATGCAAAAACCTGAAGCTGGAAGAAGTGCAGTCCACAGGACCAAGACACCTTCCTACCTCATCCACCTGCAATGAGTGCTTACGGCTGCCAAATCATTATACATCTTATGCTGCCCTCAAGGCAGACATGATCTTATGTCTGAGGTCCGTAGAGAGTGGCTTTGTCCTTGTTCTTGGTACTTGCTCTATGCCGTAGTTCCGTTAAAACACAGAACAGTTACTGGACTGCTAACCATGTCAGTTATGACATCAGTTGTCTATGAGTTAGCACAGCACAAAGTCACTCAAtatgttaaagggatagttcagtggggttgtgtgagttacatatgcataattaatatgttaccttatggagatgatgatcagtgatatcatttaacagagtttgggGGAGATATTGAAGTCGCgcaagtctgagtcccactgttaaaatgtggcgaaaaagtcGGTCTCAGGTGCTCCTCtttgcaacagtgggactgtgacttttgagacttccacttctcctccttactctgttaaatgacatcgctgatcaccatctccataaggtataattatgcataagtaactcatacaaccccacttcaaaaatcactgaactatccctttaatgtatTTGTTAGGATATTGTGATGACTtatgacaaaatattgaaaacaactgtttttatattcattttcacagggattttggattttatttgtaCCGATTTTTTATTGAAAGGAATTTTGGATTTTAATTGCAAAGAAATGCTGTTTTAGGTATATTAAATACCAATTCACATACTTGCCTTCTATGGTGCACAGAAAACCTGCTGTTGTTACTTCTGTTATGCTGTTCATAAAAAAGTGCTTGGTCGGCACCGCTGAGGACGCTGGCACTGTCTGTTTCGCCGCTTCTCCAGTCGAGCCAAAACAACGCcgagtttttaaataaaacaaacttttttttttttttataacctttCACTGTCCGCGTCCGACCAGTGGGCCTTTTTTTGGATTGTTAGGTAAATGCTAGTCTAGCAGTTGCCTACCTGTTGCTGCTAGCACAACACCGCTCGGAGACTCCCTGGATCTGCACCATCACCACTGCTACCGCGGCTGTGAGGTGCACCTTGGAAAACGTGAAACCGTCCATCGCCATAGCCACCGCATAGCTGGAAGTCCTTGTAGCATCCTGGCTACGCGGCTAAAAACAACCTGCAGTGCACCTTCTCCCACGTTGCCGCCGGCACCACTAAGTTGAGTTACTCTGTCAACCAGCTGATGAATATCAACAGTTTCTTCACTCCACTGTTCATTCGCGTGATTAAACAACTTAGACTTCTCCGCCTCCGGCGCTATATCCACAGAAGCTCCCGAAAAAAGTTCCTCTACTCACGGACATGTCCTGCCATCCCGGCTCTCTGGTCAGTCACGCGACCTGtcgcccctcacacacacgtcatcagAGCGACGTCTCCTACTGGATAAGTAGTTTGggcgtctccatggcaacacctCAGGGAGCTGGATAAAAAACGTGGAGTGGACTCCAGTCTGCTACGGCCACTGCAAAGACCTGTTGCTTCATCCAGCAGCAAAATTTAACTGTTTAATGCCCAATCAATCACCAACAAATCCTGCCTCATACACGATCACATACTGGATAAATGTCTGGATTTTATGTGCAATCACAGAGACCTGGCACCTACCAGATACTTTCTCTTCTTTAAATGAGAGCTGCCCCCCAGGATATAGATACCTCCAGAAAGCCCGCAGTACAGGTCGTGATGGC is drawn from Scophthalmus maximus strain ysfricsl-2021 chromosome 8, ASM2237912v1, whole genome shotgun sequence and contains these coding sequences:
- the LOC118317415 gene encoding uncharacterized protein LOC118317415; amino-acid sequence: MNFETSTLSNLCLEWYFPVPTNKLLLLQQLLSHAVLGQLNMQIKQVKKGLKETGIWPLLNLRPDVVPVLFPRECEAEINPERVLQSIIWLHVRQTNDSDSDDLENETMQVTGFFRQFVEEASADSLRELMRFWVGWEVPCKNLKLEEVQSTGPRHLPTSSTCNECLRLPNHYTSYAALKADMILCLRSVESGFVLVLGTCSMP